A stretch of DNA from Sandaracinaceae bacterium:
CTGCGACCGCCTCGTCGCTCACGTACCCGAGCGCAGCCGCCGCCAGCAGCCACACACGCGTCTCGCCCGCCGACCCATAGGCCGTGCCGAACCGCTCGCGCTCGTGTCCGCCTACCCGCTTCTCGCCCTCGGCCAGGTTGCCGACCACGCTCGCCGCGCTGTCCCGCATCTGCCGAGCCAGGTTCTTGTCGTGCCTCGCGACCGCCTCCCAGATCGGCTTCATCGAGCGCAGCCAGACGATCGACTCTTCGGTAATTCGGAGCATTTGC
This window harbors:
- a CDS encoding four helix bundle protein, which produces MLRITEESIVWLRSMKPIWEAVARHDKNLARQMRDSAASVVGNLAEGEKRVGGHERERFGTAYGSAGETRVWLLAAAALGYVSDEAVAGPADWADKARATMWKLMHRG